ATCCAACGAATAGTTGGTGCAACTGACTCGGCGTCACATGCACAATCACTACGACTCCGAGGAGAAAGAGGAAAATCCCCATCATTGCGTACTGAAAGAGGTCGAGCGCACGCAGCGTCAGTTGAGGGGGCAAGTAACGTGAAAAGAGAGCGATCCACCAGAGATGGGTAGGATATTGACTCCTGAAGGACCCTTCATGCCCGTTGATTACACGGTCGAACAAGTTTTCTTCGTACAACTTTCGCTCGTAGTCCTCTTCGACATAATCAGGGCACCGTCCTTCAAATTGAGGCTTTACATTCGTGAGACCACACACGATCCCTTCGCCCGCCAGGAAGCGGCGATGCCAACAAAGTCTACAAAACTCCAGCCTGTCTTCCGGTGTCATACAATAAAACCGTTCTGCTCATAAACTAGCGACAGAAGGCAGGATTTGGCAACCTGATCATGTTGAGAGGAATGAGGACAGGACTACCGGTGCTGAGGAGCACGTCTATCTGGGTGTTACGAAAAGGCAAAAGCCAGAATCAGCCTGTAATCGGTATATCGCTTTACGTAATGTTCCAGAAGTCGTTTATTACACTTTTGATAATTGCTACTGCGAAGGGAATGACCGTGATGAACGTTGGTATAGCTGAGTTATAGTCTTCCAGGCCTATTGAAATCAGGGAGCCAGTTCCAAGAATGCATAGGATTACGCCTGAATAGTAAAAAGAGTAGTAAGACTTTTTTTTGCTCTTCAACATGGATAGTAAGAACCCTATTTGTCCTGTCGAAAACAAAGCCACGGGGAGTAACCAACCTTTAGAACCACTACTTAATGTACGTATCGACTCAAGTTGAATAAGTATGATGGGTGCTACGCCATGTCCAGCACCAATTGTAATGATCATTGAGAGAATGAGTGCCCAAATTGCTGCTCTTTTATGATCACTTCCCATCGAAGAGCACATTTTTATATTGCTTTTATTAAACCTCTGTGGTGCTTGACTTAACTAATGAATTGCACAAGCCGAATCTGAATGCACCCTAAATTCTGTATTTTACCACCGTAGTTGTCTGCAAGTAGAACTCGGTATTTCAGCTAATACCTATCAACGCTTTGTGTTGGATTTCAATACCTTTTCCCCCCTCACATTCCCAAGACCTGATTCCAGTAGCCTTCGTCGACGGGGATGCCTTTTTCCAGATTCTCGCGGCGAGTCGCGAGGGTGCGTTCGCCCGGATAGCGAACGTCGCCGGAAGTCGCGCCCGCGTCGTGCAGGGCGGTGAGGACCGTATCGGTGAGGGCTTCCACCCCGACGGGCGTGGCGAGTTGCGTCAGGTCGATGGCGAGAAACACCTGCGAGGCCTGCCGTTCCACCCCGAGTTCACCTACCTGTACCGACGAGAGGCCGCCGGACAGCAACGCCGCCAGTAGGTCGAGCATCAGCGACAGCCCCGCTCCTTTCCAGTACCCGATGGGCAGGCCCATCATGGACTCAGTGATCGCTGCTGGATCGCGCGTCACCTTCCCCTGTTTGTCGAACCCGCCGTCGTGCGGCAACGTCTCCCCTTTCCGCAGGTACGATTCCACCTTCCCGAACGAGAACTGCGAGAGCGCCATGTCGAGCACGAGGTGGCCTTCGGGCCGGGGAATGGCGATGATCAACGGGTTGTTGCCCAGCACGTTCTTCTTCCCGCCCCACGGCGGCATGTTCGGAATGGTGTTGGTCCAGCACACCCCGATGCACCCCGCATTGGCGGCCTGCCAGCCGTAGGCCCCGCCCCGCATCCAGTGGTTCGTGTGGCGCAGCGCCACCAGCCCCATTCCGTGTACCTGCGCCAGTTCGATGGTGCGGCTCATGGCGGCGTGGGCGTTGAGGTTGCCCGGTCCCTGGTTGCCGTCCCACTGTTCGATGCTGCCCAGCCGCAACACCGGCTCGGCTTCGGCCTGCGGATCGACGTAGCCCTTCTCGATGTACTCAATAAACCGGGGGAAGCGGTTCAAGCCGTGGGACGCGACGCCGTCGCAACTGGCTTCGGTGAACAGGCGGGCACACAGGTCGGCCCGTTCTTCAGAAAAGTGGTGTTTCAGCAACACGCGCCGGAAGGTCGCGTGCAGGGTCTCGAAGGGAATGCGCATGCGGGAAAGTAAAGGGGGTTGTTTGTGTTTTGTAGATGGAAGCTATCTATACGCTTCTGCTAAATACCTAATTATGATGACCCTATCTTACTATGTAGATGTTACTTTTTGTCATTGAACTCGTTCAAAGTATTTTGCATGTAGCCAACGCATCTACTTTAGGAAATATATTCTGTTACTTTTTGTCATCGCCACAAAAAGTAACCAAAAAAGTCTAGGAAATTCAATGCTTCTCCGCGCAGGGC
This region of Catalinimonas alkaloidigena genomic DNA includes:
- the yiaK gene encoding 3-dehydro-L-gulonate 2-dehydrogenase: MRIPFETLHATFRRVLLKHHFSEERADLCARLFTEASCDGVASHGLNRFPRFIEYIEKGYVDPQAEAEPVLRLGSIEQWDGNQGPGNLNAHAAMSRTIELAQVHGMGLVALRHTNHWMRGGAYGWQAANAGCIGVCWTNTIPNMPPWGGKKNVLGNNPLIIAIPRPEGHLVLDMALSQFSFGKVESYLRKGETLPHDGGFDKQGKVTRDPAAITESMMGLPIGYWKGAGLSLMLDLLAALLSGGLSSVQVGELGVERQASQVFLAIDLTQLATPVGVEALTDTVLTALHDAGATSGDVRYPGERTLATRRENLEKGIPVDEGYWNQVLGM